The nucleotide sequence AAGTTGTGTCAGCTAGGTGGAATATGAGGCCAGGATCCATTTATGAATAacagttaaaattatttttatttcacaatcaCAGTTTGATTTCGGAACTCACTGAGCTGTGTTTATCACAAttctttttctcccaatttCAGAAGGCCTATTTTTACTTGCCAGTCAgtcttgaaaataaaacaatcgCCTTCAGTATGGGATGGTGCACATTGTGTGTCCTTCAGAAGTGTGCAACTGGTGCAAGATGACCAGTATCTGATTAGCCAGGGCAgaggtccccagccctggtcctgaagCCTGACTGTGGATGCTTCTTTCCAAACATAACCGCAGTTCTCAAAGTATAACCAGcagttcattgttttaattagaCACGTTTAATGTCTAAGGAGGGATGACTAATCCTCTTAATGCCAAATCGTCAGAACTCCATATTAGGAAATTTTCACATCACAAAGAATGAATATTCACATCACCTTATAGACCGTTTCTGTTCTTAAGACTACTTTTGTTGTAATCTTAGATTGGCTGGAGCAGAAACCAGCATACATAGGGGACCCTTTGTATGAGCACTGAAGACAGAGATTTAGATAAAAAGTACAGAGGTCTGCTTGATTACATGGCATCCTCTTTTGATTGAACTAGGTCCTTTTTGTGGTGACTTGACAGAAAAAGGCTGCCCCGATCAAAGTCCATTGTGATTACAGTCTCAGCATTCTATTTCAATCCAGAAAGACTGAAGAGCTGATATAGACCCTGAAACCATGGCCTGCTTGTAGTGTAATTACAGGAGTTCTGATACTAAATCTGGATGCTTTCCGTAAAACGTCCTCACATTAGAACAGAGAAATTAAAGGAATAGAAATGGGCATGTTTACTTCACTGAAAGGAGACTATGCCCttgtaaaataaaagctttCACATTTGGGCTGGATTTTGCAAGATACgtatatgagagtgtgtgtctgtgttcctgtgtgtgtgtgtgtgtatgtacaaatCACACTGCAAAGTCACAAAGACTTCCTTTAGCTACCCTTTTCATTCTTAAAAGTGTTACTCACTTAAATAGTGCTCATTAGTGCAGTGTACTATAGTAAGAGGTAACTTTCAGTTTTAGCAACTTGCTTCTAGCTGGATTGTGAATGTCTCTTCCTTGTGTAATCATACTGTGTGTGAACCTGACTGAATTAAAGAgaagaaataatttttcttatttaggCTCTGTACAGACAAACATGATGCAGAATATCAataggggtctggctggcacaGAACATGAACAGGCTTTTAGTGATGTACTGCTGACAAAACCAAGCACTGAATTCAGTGCTGTGCCGAATTGAGATATGGGCAATTATGGGCAAAACGTCCAGAGCCAGGAAGAAAGAATGACCCCATCATAACTAATTCCTCAGTAATTCTGCCAATTTGCAAACAAGGTAATAAAAACTCTGTAATCCATTGTCAAGAACATCCTGATTCAAAGTGTCACCATAAGGATCAATTTCCAAATTAAAATCTTATGTAATGGTAAAATGTTATCATCATTAACATCACAGCACAGGAAAAGGGCACAAATTCTTCAAATTGGACTTGTTGTCTTATGCAAGAACACAAATGTTTCAGTCCACTCCCCTTTGACGCACTGAATGTAAGAGAAAATAACGGCAagagaataaaaatgtcttttgtggGCGTGTAAAAAGCATGTTTCTAATAAAATTGAACCAAATTCAACTGATAAGAAGTAGCACTATTCCATTGTGCTGACCTCACTCATGAACAACCAATACCAATTTAGGCAGGCTAATCAAATTACTCCAAACAACAGTCCACAGACAAAAAGCAACACTGTGTGGTATAGTACGTATATTGGTCTGGGTGAAGAGACCGGGACGTCTTGGAGGAATAGTACCTGTGGGGACGAGGTGCTGGCTTCTCTCAGGAGCGAGTGGGGTGAGGAGTTATGAGGACcgcacagggtctgctgggacGACTGCCTGATGACGCCAGAATGGGACTGCTGGGCTGGTCGGCCTGggccttgctgctgctgctgctgctgctgttgctgctgttgctgctgctgctgttgttgctgctgttgctgctgctgttgctgctgctgttgctggacCGTGCTGAAGTCCATAGGAACAGGCGGCTGAAGCAACATCTATGGAGACACACAACATGGTGAACATGGACCAGCAAAGGGCACAGAGCTTGGGTTGTGAgctctgtcagaaaaaaaatcagtatttcTTTTGTGGTTGTCAATAAAGCATGATGCAATGTAAACTTGATTGAAAAATTGACTGAATTATACTTTGCGTCAATGTTTTACATACTTTGAATTTACATGAGATCTTCAGCCTGAAAACACGCAAATCAAATACAGTAAAGCCAcctatttattgtttttccccAAGAAAGTCGAGTGGTAATTTCCcactgtgtttttctctctcgctaCGTCCTCaaccacagagagaaaaagacagagagaaccCACTTTCCATCTGCGTGGGTGGAGCACATCAATTTTAAAAGCAGCCTGAATTGATTCACTTTGATCTCCCACTTATGGAAtgcagcaaaagaaaaaaatgcaatgtaaccACCTATTCCATATTCCccattcttttacattttttgagtgaTGGAACAGAAAGTGCCAGAGACACGTGGAAAGCTCTTTGGTGTGACAGCCTGCTCAGCGAGCTTGCGggcctttggggtgggggggggggggggggggtgaacaggTCCTGAGGTGCTCACCTGAATGTTGGAGCTGTTCACCAACTGGAGCTGCTCCCTGATGTCgtgcagctcctgctgctgggTCATGATGTCATCCTGCAGAATGCGCGtcctctcctccagctgcttcttCAGCTGGTGCATCACGCCCAGCTGCGGCTGCTGGAACTGGTACACGGGCGTCTGCAAATTAAGACAGGGGGCCGTGAGGCATAacggcgggggggagggggggcaggagccATGGCACACAAAGCTACAGGTCTCAAGAGTCTGGACAACCACGGGGCTCAGGCTCCAGAATCAGAGCGACAGTGCATTAGGCCAGAGGTCTCCAAGCCAGGTCCAGGAGAGCCGCTGGgtctactggtttttgttttcacctgaaAGTTAGCAACCAGTTCTGACCTATGAAACAAGGTGAGGCAAGTTTGTGctttaaatgctaaaataattgCTAAGCAACAATGAAACCCAGCAGAGAAAAGatgagcaacaacagctcaagTGGTTGATTCAAAGGGATGACAGACTGAATGAGATGCTGAATGGGTGGAACAACAGCCAGCATAACAGCCACCAAATATATAACGTTTGGAATACTGCCTTTTCAAAAAGCACCATACAGTGAACATAATCAAGTAGGACATGCATAAACAAGTATATTTAATCTACTGACCAACTAACTAACTGACCATTGTCAAAACAGCAAATACTAATTATCAtctcatttctaaaaatatctcTGGctgattttaattataaaaattagggttggaaaaaaaatgaaactaaggTACGTTATAGTagtatctgtccatccagatagtttcgTGGAAAAGTGATGTTTTCCATATATTTTCTGCAGCTCAGCCTGATAAAACGCACCTCGTGGGCCCATCTTGATGTGGCCTCAAAGCGCCgaaaaatcagaaaaattcAACATAATCGTCTTTTTCCAAATATAATCCTCTGGTTACTCACTAACATCCACAGAGCTGAATTTTTGAAATTGTTTCATCGATAACTACCACTGAACAACGCCAACCGAGTAGGCTATATCAAAACAAAGTCTCAACCTTAAATGTCGAAGCTGTaatgccctttaataaaataagttgctaacaagttgctatattgaaactacataAGGTTGCATTCCAAGTTTCATACTAAATCCATCTGCACAAGACTTTGCGCAGATATAGGCTACACAATTGGGATATTTCGGTAGAAGAAGTAATTCAATGAAACCGTGCAgaaattaagctctgtggatgttccTGAGTAACTGGGGgattatatattcatatatcgAAAGAGATGTTACTGTTGAATTTTCTGAATGTAATTTTTCGTGCTTTGAAACCACACAAAGATGGACCCATGAGGTGCATTTCATCATGGTCAGCTACAGTGAATATTTAGAAAACTCGTCACATTTCAGCGAAACTATCTGGAATGATAGCTACTACTCCAGGTAAGTGGAGACATACCATAATTTAAATTTTGGGTGAATTGCCCCTTTAAACACTGTTGCTCTTCCCAAGTCTTTTGACCCACTGTTTATCTCTGCACTGGAAACATTAGTGTGTCCATTAACATAATACAGTGTTTATAATCAAGCTGCTACTGTACATGGTGCTTTTAGGTTTAAAACGGCCACAATGgcttcattttgaaatgcaatgCGGATGGAGTGGAACAGTAAAGCTGACGGAGGCGAAACACCAACCATAGCGGAGTGCTGACTGcaggtgggggaaggggggatgcTCGGCTGGGGGAGGAGGTCAGAAGAGTTTTGCCTCTGTACCAACGTCTACGGGGAGAAggacaataaaaacacaagcgcGTTGTCGACAAGCGTTTTCGTAACGGATTTTCATAACAAATGCGCACGGGCGAGAGCGAACCTTCGAGCTAGTGGGCTGGATCCTGGACGGAGCCTTCTCGGGCCTGATGGCCGCAGACTGGCGTGATGGGGTGCTTGGTTCTGTGTACCGAACTGAGGAATTTGCTGGAAGGATCAGGAAAAAAGCAGTTAATGCAAGGACAATGTCACATGAAggcgcattaaaaaaaagagtcaaCAAGTTGCTCAGGTTCATTTCCCTGGCAAATGAGGGTTTAACGTAAGGAGTAATATAGGCTTTACAGATTGAATGTTTCAGTGTCAGTGATGCCTTCTGTAGCGTGTTTTAAATATTCGCTTAATTTACAGGGggtttatacatacatacaagcTGAATCAGGTGTAGAACTAAagatataatgtatatatactgGTTCAGATGAAGTGCATAGATAATTAACTATGATTCAATTCATTGAAAACCAAGGAAACAGGGGCGGAAAATCACCTTTCAATACGTGGGACACATTTAAGACGGCAGCAACAGGATATACTTTAAAGCTTTTTTCTGAGAAATGGCGGGCTAATCACAGATTAGGGGAAGCGGcagtctgtgtgactgtgggtCAGGGCAGCTGGTTGCTTACATGCGGAGTCGGTGTGGGAGGATTTCAGAGAGCTCTGCGAGGACACCGACCGCGTCCCGCTCGCTCGGTCCCGGGGCCCCTCAGGGGGCGGAGCAATTTCAGGGTACACCTCGTGGCCCTACAACGGACAAGCGAGTGAGAATCGTGGATACACGCATGATAGCAAGAGAGGCTTCAACATCTGAATGTCATAAGATCATCCCAAATTCCCAAAATGCAAGGACATGATCTCGGGTGAAAACGGTTGAAAATTTTGAGATTGAAAACTCAGGGATTGAAAATTTCTATCATGTTTATTATCAGCTATCAGCTAATGCATTCACATTAAAGACCTTCCCTTGTCCTGATATACCgtataattttctcattttgtggtagaatttattttcatagcCATTTGGCCCAGTTCCATACCTGACAACCCACAAATGATTCTTTAAAGGCTTTGTTATATGATTCACACCTCTGTACCTCATATCCTCGCTCTGTCTGAATAACAATTCACACAAGAATAAAAGGTTGCTAGGACAGCATGTGCTCTTTAAGGAAGTGAGAGGAATCACCATGGAAACGCTGGAGAGTCACCAAGTGAGTCTCAGCCGCCTGGTTGGTTACTGGCTTACCAGGAGACAGCACTACATAACACTCTATACCAACACATCTAACTACTGATTCCCTAGAGATACACTTCGAACTGGAATTGTAATTTGATGTGCAGGGTCTTTCCAGCCTGCTATACAGTAATTCTGAATCCTGGAGAGTAGAATCGTACCTTGACGGATGAGGAGGCCAATTCAGGCAATGCTTCCTCCAGACCAagctctcttctcctctctgctcGCACCTCAGCATAACTGCCAGAGAGAaagatttcatttcaaacagaagCCCGGTCTACATCCAGCTTTAAGCGGCTGTCTCACAAGCACCGTCTCCATCCAGCTTAATCTAGCTAGTATATGAACAACAAAGTCGAAACTCTTCTGAAATGACCAATGGAAACTAGTGTAGCAGGACACCGAGGTCACCCTCCAAGAATTTTAAGCTTACTCAACAGAGGTCTTATTTAAACTCGACGGTTGTTAAATTGAcagaaatatatgaaaaatgcCCAGGAAGTGAGGAGCAGAGATTCTTTAACCTGCCTTTATGTCTTGttatatttatgaaacatttatttacttatttattctttaatgCCTGTGTGCACGTATTCCCAagatacatacattttcattctttaaaaaaacatgatgttatcattttcatatacatttattttgacaggTTTAATCGTAAATACTGCTCAAGGACACAACACTGTATTCATAGGGAATTCTTGATGATTAGGCAAGATACCGTACAAGGACTCCACAGGCTCGGGCAAAGTATTATAGAATTTTACTTCAATGCAACTCTCTTTTAATATCATGAGTAAAATTCAGCagctaaatttaaatatttcacatttgtgtGCTCTGAGTGCCTACTGGCCTTGGACACAATTGCTATTTCTGTTAGATTCTTCCTGCATGTCAATGGAAGTTCCTGAATTACCGAGCAAGAAGGCATCAGTTTTAAAGGGGCATAGAATTGCATGTATTCATTAAGTCTTGACAACAGAAAACATCAATACTGTAATCAACTGGATCTGAAATGTGTCTTTCACTGGCTCAGATGAAATGGCAGTTGGAAAAAGCAGTACTTCCGTCATACTGCACTCAAGGCTTCCCTACATTTGTAGTAAAATAACCTTAAGCACTCATTGCGAGAATGAGAAGGCTAGATGATAGCCACAGAAATAACCAGGGTTCCTTTACGTATTTGCCTGTATCAGCTGCTAGAGTGAGATGTGTTCAGTACAACAGAACAGCTGTACAGCTGCCGATAACCCGGACATTTCTGAGCAGTAGAGGACGCAACGGTCGAAACTTTACCTTACAACAGTGTGCGTGCACACGATAAACTCAGGCTTGGAGTTCCACTGGTGGTAGGTGATGTAGTAGTGCGTCTGCAGCCAAATCCACTGCTGGCCTTTTGTCAGAAAGCGGTAGTAGCAGGACTTTCCTTTCCCAAACTGCATTACTGGTTAGATGAAAACCAAGCAAACAGCAAGAATGGTTCAAATTCAATGGCTCACaaatcatgtttatattacAAACTGCCATAGCCCTCTGTTGCCACATAGTACGATGTATTTAACAAAttaagcatatttattttcattgtttctaTCACATAAGATAATCAAACAGCCCTCAAGGCCCCATGTTTCTTCATCAGCTTACACTGTGTTCGTTGCtgcatggaaaaagaaaaaaactcgcTTCCTCACTTGACCTATTTTTCTGAGATGGCTGCCTGATCCAGTAGCAAAGAACACGGGTAGAAGGGAGAAATACACTCACATTGTTTATGACACTGTGCTATAAGTTCCAGGTCATCCACATGATAGTAATCGTAGCCAGAGGTTCCCAGAACTTCGAAGGGCAAGTAGCCTATAATAGGTGAAGCCCTGAAAGGTGAAAAAGTTTTCATGAATTCCCACTCAtcacacagaaaagaaacaccAGCAGATAACACATTTGCTATCAGCAGAGTGGGGAAAGGGGTTAGTTTTGTTACCCATCTGAAATGCCACACCAGATGCCACATCATCTGTGAGAAAAAATGATCCAACTGCAGTCAGACCGAGGAGACGCATAAATTCTGTACGGGTGGTAGTGTAATATatgattagggaactgggcATGTGACTGAGATTGTAGGTTCAATTCCTAGGtgaggcactgccattgtaacctgaattgcttctgtaaatatgcagctgtataatgGATTATGTGAAAAAATGTAAGCTTTGTAATGGAGGAGGCCTGGAAAAAGAACCAACCTTCCCTCAGCATCAACCTACAGCTCAAGGATATTATTATCCAACCATATGGCCAGCTGTTCTGTGTAGCACAAATAACAGTACAATAGCATGGAGTATAAAATAACCGTTGTGTTTGCATACAGTTGATTATGTCTTTCAAGTCATCTCTCTATgtctttttgaaattgtttaccaaataattgttttgtgcCACAAATTGCGCAGGcttttgtcaaataaataggTCAAACTGACTAAAATTAAGGTATTGGTAGATccctgaattattattaattgttaaTGGTAACACAGTAAATAGGTGCCTTGTTATTGGAGGAAAGCCTTGAGCCACTTCTTACCTAGATATCAGTGAAGAGTCATTTTTTAAGCACAATCGTCGGCAAAATAGGGAACACaagtaaatacaaaacaattgaTTTGAAATTTTAACAATCAATAACTTAATAGCATGGGAATTGAGAGTTTTGGAATATTTTATCTATACTTATTTTAACACTCAACTTTTATTCCAAACCAAATACAGAGGACATATCTTCAGAGAAAGACAACATTGAAGTCATACTGatcatcaattaaaaaaaaaaatgttctggaaaGTGAGGACAAGGAAAAGCACCGTCTAGACATGTGATGAGACATCCCACACTGGCCGAAGGACACCTGAAGATCCAGACCAGTTTGACCCACAGGATCTTTCAACAACTAACCAGACGGAGCGAATGTGATGAACTAAATTAAAGGCACTGATCATTTCTTCCTAAACATTAtgaacaattcatattatttcacTACCTGGTGCCCTTTGTTACAGATATGGCTGCATACATAACAAAAGAACATAACACATTACTCtttcaaaagacaaaaagtCAGGCCATTGCACAGTAATATCACTTTCATGCAACAAGGAGTATCCTGCTTTTGCACATGAAGAGATACATCCACATTCCAATATGCACCAAAAATGAAGAATACAAATACCATGGTAGGAGAAAAACTGACAGTTCAATAAAACTATTTTGAGTAAAGTTACTGtgttgacaaaaataaaaaaaaataaaaaaataaaaaaaatgtctggcaTCTAAGCTTAAAAAGTAGTATCGACATAAGCATCAAGTTCTGGAAAAAACAACAGCCTCTGTGGTCATATATCAAAACTATGAACAGTTGGGTGAACAGATTTCCCACTAGGACtcaaaaaataacagcatacCAGGATTTTATTTCtgccacattttacattttcagcatttatatagctggatattttactgaagcaattcaaatttaagtaccttgctaaaGGGTACTACACCGACAAAAAATACAACACCACCTCAGTTAGGTATTAAACTTAaaacctttgggttacaagcccagttccctaaccactactGCAGCCACAGTTTCTATGCTGAGGCACAAAATAGATttctaaaaatgtagaaatctATATTTTCAGTACCCCTTAATCAAAGCAGAAAAGAAGAAACGCAAAGGCCCTTGCAACCACGCAGATCTCAAATACCATGCAAGTCAAATGATTTCAGCTGTCACTCGCTGAGACGGAGGGCAACAGGTTGCAGAGGAATCGTGGGCACCTAATTATAGCCATAAAGAGTACTATTTCCTCTTGGTGACGTAATATCCTTCTAATGAACGGGTTTACAGCACGGCTATATGGACAAATTAAAGTGGATCTGTTGAGCGGCCGAGGATTTGCAACGCTAATTCTCCAGGCTTTCCATGAAAAACATCGCCATGCAACTGTGGGAACAGCCCTGTGCATGGTGACCCCTGCCTCATGTGTCCTGAATCACAGACCGCAGTGGAGCGGAAAGGGAAAACTGGAACAGGAAGGGGGGAATAGAATGTAGTTTTTgactggaccgcaacagcggtgccagccctataaacgcaaatgtctgtgactgagtggctgagtgagtgatgaagttacaccattggtcggccgagttatgaagttacaccattggtcggccggatgtagtgtgttaggtccagccatatactaggttttgacctggtctcaCATTCTTTTTACTCCCAGCTTTTACGAATTCTTTTAAAAGCCCTCCAGTGAGGGGTACATGAATTCCCGACGACAGGCTAACAGGATATCTAAAGCAGCCATGTACACACAGATATGACACCAGCCTATAAATATCCATGGCGATAGCAAGGCACACAAGACGCAGTGGTCAGCATCCCGCTTGACGTAGCAGGAAAAGGATACCGGCATGTGATGTGTGCGTATTCTAATCTTTCCACACCTCAAATAGCGGTCCGCCTAATCCATCCCATAAGAGCCAGGccgcagagctggggggggggggggtgacaatGAGTCTACAGAGCTCACAGAGAAGAGGTCAGGGAAGTGCTCCGAGCAGCCTGTCATGTGAGTCAACTGCGCATACTTTTGTGCCTTATTTCCTGGCATCTATCCAGCTCATCggatacacagaaaaaaaaaataagtctgTTCTCCAGTCTGTGAGGAGAAATTGTGCTTCGCAGGGAACACAAAATTTCAGAAATTTTCACTTTCACAATGTCGAGGTAGAGGCTACATCCTGGTAATAATAAGCCCTCGAGAACAGGATACACTTCTTTCAGGCATTTCCATTTCATGTAATCTCTAAGAAGCTTATTGTCAATTTCTTAATGAATAGTTCGTCTTAAGTTGATTTGAGAGCAAATTTACTGTGACGTGGTGCCTGGAAAAACCAGTTGactaaaaattaaaagcaagaacccagtttggcaagttcagcaatTTGCCAAATATTTCATGACGTGTTTACCTGTTTGAGTTTACCTGGAAGTTTAAGGACAAACTTTGATTCAGCACAGGTGTTAAATACAAGACTAAAgagcaaatgaaagaaaaataatgtgatCTCTTACCTGTGATCTAAAAACAGAAACTTCCATTCAAGACTATGTCTGGATGTAAATTCATCACAAGGATCTTCCACATTGCACAGATCCTGattaatgacaaaaaagtaGGTTTAGATGCAGGACATTGAACTAAgtacaaaatgtttaattttagaTTAAATATCCAAGATCCAAGATCAGACCTGTCTATATCATGTATTCTGTATTCTTTTCACTGTGACACCAAGAATACAGCTTCTGAATTCCTAACCTCTGACTAGAACATTCTCTTCCATTCCCATTTAATACTgtctcattaataataataaatagtgaTACCAATTCCTCTTACTTAAATATCATATTTTCCTTGATGGGTTTAAACAGTGTCTAGCAGAACTGTTTTGTAATGACagacaaatagaaaaaaaatagagccaattattgatttttaatacattttacaactgattgaagcaattcaagtttccttattgaatgtgatgtcacccattgtTGTGACACCTTTCTGATAGTACTTGCGCAATTAAAAGCTCATTATATACCTTAATTCAGCATTTGAAACCTATTTAAACTAGGGCAATACGGGTATTACCTTCAGAAACTGTGGAGTGACAAGTCTGACAGTTGCAACAAGGCAGACTTGTTCTTCTAGAGATGACTGGAGGGTCCTTGGTAATGCCAATTCAAAGCCATTACAGGAGGACGTAGGCACTAGGGAACAAATGAAGTGAAGTTGAAGTTGAAGTTGAAGCATGAAGTTTGTGGGTCATGGCAATGGGGTATATCTGCAACAGCCACTTTAAATAACccacaataaaataaccataagggattgaaatgactgaatttatGGCTTTCGATCAGACATAATTATCTACTGGAACTCTCAGGCACTTTGAGTAGGAAAGGATTTCCTCATATGCAAAACTTTCCAGTCAGAGACTGAACTTGGCACGCAAAAGTCACCAGGAAACATCAGCCTGGAAAAGCAGTCACGTTTTAGGAGGTTTTGTCAGGTCAGTCTGTGACACAAACTTAACACAGAAACAGATCAATATAATAGCAGTTCATGGCATGTCTACACATAACAGGTCATACTGCATTATAATAAAAGACTGACAACATTTGCTTTATAATATCATAGCTCCCACACGTGAACTACTAGCTGAATTAACCAGCAGCATGTTAGAAGGGCTGACTTTGCTCAAGGGTGACAATTACTTGCAGTTGTTTATGCATTTAGaaaacactcttatccagagcaatctACACAGCTAACATTTCACGCACATtcctgatatcaaattataggaggCGGATGAAATCACTGTAAATGTCTGCTCACATAAGCATGCATAGTGTCCACTCCGACAATCGCCATAAATGGTCACAATGA is from Anguilla anguilla isolate fAngAng1 chromosome 9, fAngAng1.pri, whole genome shotgun sequence and encodes:
- the npas2 gene encoding neuronal PAS domain-containing protein 2 isoform X3 — translated: MVDQNILNFLPEREHGDVYKLLSSHMLMTDPITADFLKNETHIEFCCHLARGNIDPKEPATYEYVKFVGDFKFHNSVPTSSCNGFELALPRTLQSSLEEQVCLVATVRLVTPQFLKDLCNVEDPCDEFTSRHSLEWKFLFLDHRASPIIGYLPFEVLGTSGYDYYHVDDLELIAQCHKQLMQFGKGKSCYYRFLTKGQQWIWLQTHYYITYHQWNSKPEFIVCTHTVVSYAEVRAERRRELGLEEALPELASSSVKGHEVYPEIAPPPEGPRDRASGTRSVSSQSSLKSSHTDSASNSSVRYTEPSTPSRQSAAIRPEKAPSRIQPTSSKTLVQRQNSSDLLPQPSIPPSPTCSQHSAMTPVYQFQQPQLGVMHQLKKQLEERTRILQDDIMTQQQELHDIREQLQLVNSSNIQMLLQPPVPMDFSTVQQQQQQQQQQQQQQQQQQQQQQQQQQQQQQGPGRPAQQSHSGVIRQSSQQTLCGPHNSSPHSLLREASTSSPQVLQQRSIRASSLQTVSLPVQTHTSLTMPLYSNPMMFSQTSARPLQMPMSQDVSQRHSDADFSQEGQLRMLLNQPMQTLIADNSGSSQASSQCSTAMQQTKYALEQQMVAPSLPVQQVNCNAVIVPSPVFSSPIMIPHNSFIPQQAQPAYASQPQAAQHSLQLQQPQQFFQMQPQGLLHGGQTQTLFQATHIPQQSTMGYIQQQPQQQQQQQQQQQQQQHRHSQNQMGGISDFRNMLTR